In Odontesthes bonariensis isolate fOdoBon6 chromosome 22, fOdoBon6.hap1, whole genome shotgun sequence, one genomic interval encodes:
- the lage3 gene encoding L antigen family member 3-like: MATDGERNTETGKLEFSLDVPFPSSREAVIALRSLSPDQEPRRGGISKQLSVSGSTLSVTWSADEARILRVSVNSFLDHLSLVMETMEAFGPPVAL, from the exons atggCGACGgatggagaaagaaacacagaaactggTAAACTGGAGTT CTCTCTGGACGTCCCGTTCCCGTCATCCCGTGAGGCCGTCATTGCTCTGAGGTCCCTGTCACCTGACCAGGAGCCGAGGAGGGGCGGCATTAGCAAACAGCTGAGCGTTTCTGGCAGCACGCTGTCTGT GACGTGGAGCGCCGATGAAGCTCGAATCCTCAGAGTGTCCGTCAACTCATTTCTGGATCATCTGTCGCTTGTTATGGAGACCATGGAAGCGTTCGGCCCCCCCGTTGCCCTCTGA